The following proteins are encoded in a genomic region of Sorangiineae bacterium MSr12523:
- a CDS encoding protein kinase: protein MRPVPNESKIPAGTLLVGKYRVTREIGRGGMAAVYEAEQTTLNKKVAVKVLAAELSASSIVIERFFREARAAASVRSPYIVDVYDSGRLEDGRPFICMELLEGESLYDRMARLRLIDPETTVRIITQCAKGLAKAHAAGIVHRDLKPENIFITKSEEGGELSKLLDFGLAKFYAPVAPDVKTARLTREGAVFGTPAYMSPEQVKGQGSVDHRADLWALGCMAFECLIGRPVWNTEQGVAMTFAAIATAPIPVPSKLRPDLPQSFDAWFFKALERDPDHRFQDAKELSDALSQAFNVQTVVRRTQASFMNDVSDIEETVALPSRAAQASGGVVRAAYAGGGMDLPLVDAASADYLKESGSTARRAALRADQAGAFASGPGIAVSGQGGASVPDIAGRTPSMQSSSQVLPPPPPSAVRWLLSSALLVGGSVAAFIVWTHVLRPQVYTPIVQSTATVAPAPPSGAPSNTPPPDEPKWLTAMADGQRLFAAGDTPGALRRLKEAQDFAALLPPSTPGVWAPRGLIDQIKAIPVSVHGPSRNICTPVALAHPRFGVSNIGRPAITPVDKGTLVAWTDDHEEAGHYHVYSVVLDEVGRPRSVPRDLTPEATDVVRPGLLTVNDRAVLYYWDKSGNEPGVRVRWIDPNGRIGGASVLVGADGAGNFYPAMDRAPDGFYVAWQDARDHEGDDLFLRKLSNDLEPQGNEIRLTDYPSIGKSTASAKLPAIAIASNAVFVVYKLEREPQHMIARMRLKLGSPELQKGLEERTGPVSPKGGLDRELGDVALVNEDPRLPGDSPVIVCGAEGCFVAWHGEKGGAYAAMVEPSGGRVLWRKKLGEKSYRPSLAVGTDGVVQIAYFDSGRVKMAQLTRDGVGVASVIGKVLGDQPRPAIAPGHSKGEWSLVWQDFEAGHTEAYAARVSCKP from the coding sequence ATGCGCCCTGTTCCCAACGAGTCGAAGATCCCCGCTGGGACCCTGCTGGTCGGGAAGTATCGCGTCACCCGTGAAATCGGGCGCGGCGGCATGGCTGCGGTGTACGAGGCTGAGCAGACCACCCTGAACAAAAAGGTGGCGGTCAAAGTGCTCGCCGCGGAACTTTCCGCCTCCAGCATCGTCATCGAGCGCTTCTTCCGTGAGGCACGCGCCGCCGCCAGCGTGCGCAGCCCGTACATCGTGGACGTGTACGACTCGGGCCGGTTGGAGGATGGCCGCCCCTTCATCTGCATGGAGTTGCTCGAGGGCGAGTCGCTCTACGATCGCATGGCGCGCCTTCGCCTCATCGATCCCGAGACCACCGTGCGCATCATTACGCAGTGTGCGAAGGGTCTCGCCAAGGCGCACGCTGCCGGCATCGTCCATCGCGACTTGAAGCCGGAGAACATCTTCATCACCAAGTCGGAGGAGGGCGGGGAGCTCAGTAAGCTGCTCGACTTCGGGCTCGCCAAGTTCTACGCGCCGGTCGCGCCCGACGTGAAGACGGCGCGCCTCACGCGCGAGGGCGCGGTGTTCGGAACGCCCGCGTACATGTCGCCGGAGCAGGTGAAGGGCCAAGGCTCCGTCGATCATCGGGCGGATCTCTGGGCCCTCGGCTGCATGGCCTTCGAATGCCTGATCGGGCGCCCGGTCTGGAACACCGAGCAGGGCGTGGCGATGACCTTCGCCGCCATTGCCACCGCGCCCATTCCCGTGCCGTCGAAGCTGCGGCCGGACCTGCCGCAGTCGTTCGACGCGTGGTTCTTCAAGGCGCTCGAGCGCGATCCCGATCATCGCTTCCAAGATGCGAAGGAGCTCTCGGACGCGCTCTCGCAAGCCTTCAACGTGCAGACCGTCGTGCGGCGTACGCAGGCGTCGTTCATGAACGACGTGAGCGACATCGAGGAGACCGTCGCGCTTCCTTCGCGTGCGGCGCAGGCCAGCGGTGGCGTGGTGCGGGCGGCTTACGCAGGCGGCGGGATGGATCTGCCGCTCGTGGATGCCGCATCGGCCGACTATCTCAAGGAATCGGGCAGCACCGCACGGCGTGCGGCGCTTCGCGCGGATCAAGCGGGGGCCTTTGCGAGCGGGCCGGGAATCGCAGTCTCCGGACAAGGCGGGGCGAGTGTGCCGGATATCGCCGGGCGCACGCCGTCGATGCAATCGTCGTCGCAGGTTCTTCCGCCGCCACCGCCGTCGGCGGTTCGATGGCTCTTGTCCTCGGCGTTGCTCGTCGGAGGCTCCGTCGCCGCCTTCATCGTGTGGACGCACGTGCTGCGGCCGCAGGTGTACACGCCAATCGTGCAATCGACGGCCACCGTCGCACCGGCGCCGCCCTCGGGCGCCCCCTCGAACACCCCGCCGCCCGACGAACCGAAGTGGCTCACCGCGATGGCCGACGGCCAGCGGCTCTTTGCCGCGGGCGATACGCCGGGGGCTCTTCGAAGGCTCAAAGAAGCGCAGGATTTCGCCGCGCTGCTGCCGCCCAGCACCCCGGGCGTCTGGGCCCCGAGAGGCCTGATCGACCAGATCAAGGCCATCCCCGTATCGGTGCATGGCCCTTCGCGTAACATCTGCACCCCCGTCGCCTTGGCGCATCCGCGCTTCGGGGTGAGCAACATCGGGCGTCCGGCCATCACGCCGGTCGACAAGGGGACCCTCGTCGCATGGACCGACGACCACGAGGAGGCGGGGCATTACCACGTCTACTCCGTGGTGCTCGATGAAGTGGGCCGTCCCCGCTCCGTGCCGCGCGACCTCACGCCGGAGGCGACCGATGTCGTGCGTCCCGGTTTGCTGACGGTGAACGATCGCGCCGTCCTCTATTACTGGGACAAGAGCGGCAACGAGCCCGGTGTTCGGGTTCGCTGGATCGATCCCAATGGCCGCATCGGCGGCGCGAGCGTCCTTGTGGGCGCGGACGGTGCAGGCAACTTCTACCCGGCCATGGACCGCGCACCGGACGGCTTTTACGTGGCCTGGCAAGACGCGCGCGATCACGAAGGGGACGACCTTTTCCTGCGCAAGCTGTCCAACGATTTGGAGCCCCAGGGCAACGAGATCCGTCTCACGGATTATCCGTCCATCGGAAAGAGCACGGCCAGCGCCAAGCTTCCGGCCATTGCCATCGCCAGCAACGCGGTCTTCGTCGTGTACAAACTGGAGCGCGAGCCGCAGCACATGATTGCGCGCATGCGCTTGAAGCTCGGAAGCCCCGAGCTGCAGAAGGGACTCGAGGAGCGCACCGGCCCCGTGAGCCCCAAAGGCGGGCTCGATCGCGAGTTGGGTGACGTCGCCCTCGTGAACGAGGACCCGCGCCTGCCCGGCGACTCGCCGGTGATCGTGTGCGGCGCCGAAGGCTGCTTCGTCGCCTGGCACGGCGAAAAGGGCGGCGCCTACGCGGCGATGGTCGAGCCGTCGGGCGGGCGCGTGCTCTGGCGCAAGAAGCTCGGCGAGAAGAGCTACCGGCCCTCGCTGGCCGTCGGCACCGATGGCGTGGTGCAGATTGCCTATTTCGATTCAGGCCGCGTGAAGATGGCCCAGCTCACGCGCGACGGCGTGGGGGTCGCCAGCGTGATCGGCAAGGTGCTGGGCGACCAACCGCGCCCGGCCATCGCGCCCGGCCACTCCAAAGGGGAATGGTCCCTGGTGTGGCAGGACTTCGAAGCCGGCCACACCGAAGCGTACGCCGCCCGCGTCTCGTGCAAGCCCTAG
- a CDS encoding YihY/virulence factor BrkB family protein translates to MVKKLIDLFSEAGVRWSDDKCHRMGASLAYYALFSLFPLLMLAVTGLGFFLGDDDATRAKIVQSFANTGAPGAQSLIDQTLANMQNHQTARGIGTVVGIVAFVLSASAVFGELDTSLNKIWRCPDRPSGTIVQSLLATLRDKAMAMLLVLGAALFLLVSLVASTVLSALTDSARDALPFAWGWTLLEHGISLAFLTFFFAALFRVIPDCHAKWRDVLGGGLLTAIAFTLVKRLLTLYLTTVASYSAYGAVGAVLALLTWIYLVSLLVFYGAEFARVYAERYGSLASLTEERHDERDAVTEQRQEPKHRPQAHLLP, encoded by the coding sequence ATGGTCAAGAAGCTCATCGACCTCTTCTCCGAGGCGGGTGTCCGCTGGAGCGACGATAAGTGCCACCGGATGGGCGCGTCCCTCGCGTATTACGCGCTCTTCTCGCTTTTTCCGCTTTTGATGCTCGCGGTGACCGGCCTGGGGTTCTTCCTCGGTGACGATGACGCCACGCGCGCCAAAATCGTGCAGTCGTTCGCCAATACGGGGGCGCCGGGTGCGCAGAGCCTCATCGACCAAACCTTGGCCAACATGCAGAATCACCAGACCGCGCGCGGCATCGGCACGGTCGTCGGTATCGTGGCCTTCGTGCTCTCGGCCAGCGCGGTGTTCGGCGAGCTCGATACGTCGCTCAACAAGATATGGCGATGCCCCGATCGCCCGAGCGGCACCATCGTGCAGTCGCTTCTCGCCACGCTACGCGACAAAGCCATGGCCATGCTCCTCGTGCTCGGCGCGGCGCTTTTTCTCCTGGTTTCGCTGGTGGCCAGCACGGTGCTGTCGGCCCTCACGGACAGCGCACGGGACGCGCTTCCTTTCGCCTGGGGATGGACGCTGCTCGAACATGGCATCTCGCTGGCGTTCCTCACCTTCTTCTTCGCGGCGCTCTTTCGGGTCATTCCCGATTGCCACGCCAAGTGGCGGGACGTGCTTGGCGGAGGGCTCCTCACGGCCATCGCCTTCACCTTGGTGAAGCGATTGCTCACGCTGTACCTGACCACCGTTGCGAGCTACAGCGCGTATGGGGCGGTGGGCGCCGTACTGGCGCTTCTCACGTGGATCTACCTGGTGAGCCTTCTCGTTTTCTACGGGGCCGAGTTCGCCCGTGTCTATGCCGAGCGGTATGGCAGCCTTGCCTCATTGACTGAGGAACGACACGACGAGCGCGACGCCGTAACCGAGCAGCGCCAGGAGCCAAAGCACCGCCCTCAGGCGCATCTGCTCCCGTAA
- a CDS encoding YXWGXW repeat-containing protein, with translation MGKKTAFVSLLVPASGAAALGWLFACGPSRLPAPKYVGQDTSALMEVPYPPPPAHTERVPDSPAKGAVWLDGEWVWDGRRWSWRQGRWVMAPSDAKFSPWTAVRGHDGTLYFAPGVWKDARGKIIADPKPLLGARTGSSPIVGPEGEPFPTGATIVAIEDAGAQDGGKSGKP, from the coding sequence GTGGGTAAGAAAACGGCTTTCGTCTCGCTCCTGGTACCCGCGTCGGGGGCCGCGGCGTTGGGGTGGCTTTTTGCCTGCGGGCCGTCGCGCCTTCCGGCGCCCAAATACGTGGGGCAGGACACGTCGGCGCTCATGGAAGTCCCGTATCCGCCTCCGCCGGCACACACCGAGCGCGTTCCGGACTCGCCGGCAAAGGGAGCCGTTTGGCTGGACGGGGAGTGGGTCTGGGACGGGCGGCGCTGGTCCTGGCGGCAGGGCCGCTGGGTCATGGCCCCGTCCGATGCCAAATTTTCCCCATGGACCGCGGTGCGCGGACACGATGGCACCCTTTATTTCGCGCCCGGCGTCTGGAAGGACGCGCGCGGCAAGATCATTGCTGATCCCAAGCCGCTCCTCGGCGCACGCACGGGGAGCAGCCCCATCGTTGGACCGGAAGGAGAACCGTTCCCGACCGGCGCCACCATCGTGGCGATCGAGGATGCCGGGGCGCAGGACGGAGGAAAGAGCGGCAAACCATGA
- a CDS encoding BamA/TamA family outer membrane protein, translating to MLAVLLLTLTGCTTIPKGRSAIDAVTIRGSSKVDDSDIEERLATAETPKFIGLFRGVVFEYELYDRFVFQRDLARVERFYRARGFYDAHARAGRITRISENHVRVEVVVEEGKPTLVHGVTVHGIETLSPREARAVRRAIRKTLPDDQPFDEDKYKDAETQVVRALTDRGFAYAKADRDASVDLVAHTADVSFTITPGRKVQFGEVTYEGNGDIPLEPVKRALDINPGEPYSTADLDAAQQALLDLQVFTSVEITPDLEHPETGRVPLHVKMEPSKLRTIKLGGGIEFDSIRSDFHLLFGWEHHNYLGGLRTLSVQFRPGVVFYPLRFDNIVTPTNLLPWEKLRLELRQPGLFEARTNGFIRPEFNVIPFIPPIDKEYIETAPVIGYTEGKVAVGVDRTFWKIYAALAHNVNVAYPFAYLGEKDPALRTLVISYPELVTNLDLRDDRVHPHKGFYLGNNLQVAGGIFGGQASDIKIIPDARGYIPLPHKITLAMRVSVGFLFPFNYGEVVRDKLGQELNKDTRAERTRDFQIMYFRGLFSGGSSSNRGYPLRSIGPHAIVPFLNPDLASLQLNEPECASVDRANQPQTPAERCGIAVGGFTLWETSVEVRVPLSGPLSSAVFCDASDVSPQRMNFRLDRPHLSCGLGIRYDTPVGPIRLDLGYRLPGLQVIADLSKQEKFEEGDPGDIFGIPIAIAFGIGESF from the coding sequence GTGTTGGCGGTGCTCCTTTTGACGCTCACGGGCTGCACGACCATCCCCAAAGGGCGCTCGGCGATCGATGCGGTCACCATTCGCGGCAGCTCGAAGGTCGACGACTCGGATATCGAGGAGCGGCTGGCCACCGCCGAGACACCGAAGTTCATCGGATTGTTCCGCGGCGTGGTTTTCGAGTACGAGCTGTACGACCGGTTCGTTTTCCAGCGCGACCTGGCCCGCGTGGAACGATTTTACCGCGCCCGCGGTTTCTACGATGCGCACGCCCGCGCCGGGCGAATCACGCGCATTTCCGAGAATCACGTGCGGGTCGAAGTCGTGGTGGAAGAAGGGAAACCCACCCTCGTACACGGCGTGACCGTGCACGGCATCGAGACACTCTCCCCGCGCGAAGCCCGGGCGGTGCGCCGCGCCATTCGGAAGACGCTTCCCGACGATCAACCCTTCGACGAGGACAAATACAAGGACGCCGAGACCCAGGTCGTGCGCGCGCTGACCGACCGCGGATTCGCCTACGCCAAGGCCGACCGCGACGCGAGCGTCGATCTGGTCGCCCACACGGCGGACGTCTCGTTCACCATCACCCCGGGCAGGAAGGTGCAATTCGGCGAGGTCACCTACGAGGGCAACGGAGACATTCCGCTCGAGCCGGTGAAACGCGCACTGGATATCAATCCCGGCGAGCCGTATTCCACCGCCGACTTGGACGCAGCCCAGCAAGCACTGCTCGATTTGCAGGTGTTCACGTCGGTGGAGATCACGCCCGATCTGGAGCATCCCGAGACGGGCAGGGTGCCGCTCCACGTCAAAATGGAGCCCTCCAAACTGCGCACCATCAAGTTGGGCGGCGGTATCGAGTTCGACTCGATTCGCTCCGACTTCCACTTACTCTTTGGGTGGGAGCACCACAATTACCTCGGTGGATTGCGCACGCTTTCGGTGCAATTTCGACCGGGCGTGGTGTTTTACCCGCTGCGGTTCGACAACATCGTCACACCGACGAACCTTCTTCCTTGGGAGAAGCTGCGACTCGAATTGAGGCAGCCGGGCCTCTTCGAGGCGCGAACGAACGGCTTCATCCGGCCCGAGTTCAACGTAATTCCCTTCATCCCGCCCATCGACAAGGAGTACATCGAGACGGCGCCGGTCATTGGCTATACGGAGGGCAAGGTCGCGGTGGGAGTCGACCGCACCTTCTGGAAGATCTATGCCGCCCTCGCCCACAACGTAAACGTCGCCTACCCGTTTGCGTATTTGGGTGAGAAAGATCCTGCGCTGCGGACATTGGTCATATCGTATCCCGAATTGGTGACGAACCTGGATCTGCGTGACGACCGGGTTCATCCCCACAAGGGGTTTTATCTGGGGAACAACTTACAAGTCGCGGGAGGGATCTTTGGCGGCCAAGCATCGGACATCAAGATCATCCCCGATGCGCGCGGGTACATTCCGCTGCCGCACAAGATTACGTTGGCCATGCGCGTGAGCGTCGGCTTCCTCTTTCCGTTCAATTACGGCGAGGTCGTGCGCGACAAATTGGGCCAGGAGCTCAACAAGGATACGCGGGCGGAGCGAACGCGTGATTTCCAAATCATGTACTTCCGCGGCCTGTTCTCCGGGGGCTCGAGCTCGAACCGTGGCTATCCACTGCGCAGCATCGGTCCCCACGCCATCGTTCCGTTCCTCAATCCGGACTTGGCCTCGCTCCAACTCAACGAGCCCGAGTGCGCTTCCGTCGACAGGGCCAACCAGCCGCAGACCCCCGCCGAGCGTTGCGGCATCGCGGTCGGCGGGTTCACTCTTTGGGAGACCTCGGTCGAGGTGCGCGTTCCGCTCTCCGGTCCGCTGAGCAGCGCGGTCTTTTGCGACGCGAGCGACGTTTCGCCCCAGCGCATGAATTTTCGGTTGGAT